The following proteins come from a genomic window of Pseudomonas sp. Z8(2022):
- a CDS encoding acyl-CoA dehydrogenase — protein sequence MDFAYSPKVQELRERVSAFMEAHVYPAEAVFEQQVAEGDRWQPTAIMEELKSKAKAEGLWNLFLPESDYGAGLTNTEYAPLAEIMGRSLIGPEPFNCAAPDTGNMEVLVRYGNEAQKQQWLEPLLSGEIRSAFAMTEPGVASSDATNMQANARREGDEWVINGRKWWTSGACDPRCKVMIFMGLTNPDAPRHQQHSMILVPMDAPGVTVLRPLPVFGYDDAPHGHAEVLFENVRVPYENVLLGEGRGFEIAQGRLGPGRIHHCMRSIGMAERALELMCKRAISRTAFGKPLARLGGNIDHIADSRMEINQARLLTLNAAYMMDTVGNKIAASEIAQIKVVAPNVALKVIDRAIQMHGGAGVSNDFPLAYWYAMQRTLRLADGPDEVHRAAVGKYEIGKYVPREMMKASR from the coding sequence ATGGATTTTGCCTATTCCCCTAAGGTTCAAGAGCTGCGTGAGCGCGTCAGCGCATTCATGGAGGCGCACGTCTACCCGGCCGAAGCGGTATTCGAGCAGCAGGTGGCAGAGGGTGATCGCTGGCAACCGACCGCAATCATGGAAGAGCTCAAGAGCAAGGCCAAGGCCGAAGGGCTGTGGAACCTGTTCCTGCCCGAGTCGGACTACGGCGCGGGCCTGACCAATACCGAATATGCGCCGCTGGCGGAAATCATGGGCCGCTCGCTGATCGGTCCGGAGCCGTTCAACTGCGCCGCGCCGGATACCGGCAACATGGAGGTGCTGGTGCGTTACGGCAACGAGGCGCAGAAGCAGCAATGGCTGGAGCCGCTGCTCTCCGGCGAGATTCGTTCGGCCTTCGCTATGACCGAACCGGGCGTGGCTTCCAGCGACGCGACCAACATGCAGGCCAATGCCCGCCGCGAGGGTGACGAGTGGGTCATCAATGGCCGCAAGTGGTGGACCTCCGGTGCTTGCGATCCGCGTTGCAAGGTCATGATCTTCATGGGCCTGACCAATCCGGATGCGCCGCGCCACCAGCAGCATTCGATGATTCTGGTGCCGATGGATGCGCCCGGTGTCACCGTGTTGCGTCCGCTGCCGGTATTCGGCTACGACGACGCTCCGCATGGCCATGCCGAAGTGCTGTTCGAGAACGTGCGCGTGCCGTACGAAAACGTGCTGCTCGGTGAGGGACGGGGTTTCGAGATTGCCCAGGGCCGTCTCGGGCCAGGGCGCATCCACCACTGCATGCGGTCGATCGGCATGGCCGAGCGTGCGCTGGAACTGATGTGCAAGCGCGCCATCAGCCGCACCGCCTTCGGCAAGCCGCTGGCACGCCTGGGCGGCAATATCGATCACATCGCCGATTCGCGCATGGAGATCAACCAGGCGCGTCTGCTGACGCTGAATGCGGCCTACATGATGGATACCGTCGGCAACAAGATTGCCGCCAGTGAAATCGCGCAGATCAAGGTGGTGGCGCCGAACGTGGCGCTCAAGGTGATCGACCGGGCGATCCAGATGCACGGCGGTGCGGGGGTCTCCAATGACTTCCCGCTGGCCTACTGGTATGCCATGCAGCGCACCCTGCGTCTGGCCGATGGCCCGGACGAGGTGCACCGTGCGGCTGTCGGCAAGTACGAGATCGGCAAGTACGTACCGCGCGAGATGATGAAGGCCAGCCGCTGA
- a CDS encoding LysR family transcriptional regulator — translation MNLTKVDLNLFIVFDAIYTEANLTRAGQIVGITQPAVSNALARLRETFNDPLFVRTAQGMVPTPMAQNIIGPVRNALQLLRVSVQESRTFNPQQAGKTYRISMTDLSEQILLPPLFQRLRRLAPNVCIESFLAKRRETTKELAAGRLDFAVDAPLNTDPQVRHVKLLDDRYVCAMRQGHPMAKEKISLDEYLSLTHIHISSRRSGLGYVDLALGKMGIQRKIALRSQHYLMASSVMQQTDMVMTVPERFARRHNMHHVTLPVGDVPALETHLYWHESTDQDPANRWMREQMIELAQQVTAQEKKAEQAATA, via the coding sequence ATGAACCTGACCAAGGTGGATCTCAACCTCTTCATCGTCTTTGACGCCATCTACACCGAGGCCAATCTGACCCGTGCCGGACAGATCGTCGGCATCACCCAGCCAGCGGTGTCCAACGCCCTGGCCCGCCTGCGCGAAACCTTCAACGACCCGCTGTTCGTGCGCACTGCACAGGGCATGGTGCCCACCCCCATGGCGCAGAACATCATCGGCCCGGTGCGCAACGCCCTGCAGCTGTTGCGCGTGTCCGTACAGGAAAGCCGCACCTTCAATCCGCAGCAGGCCGGCAAGACCTACCGCATCAGCATGACCGACCTGTCCGAGCAGATTCTCCTGCCGCCGCTGTTTCAGCGCCTGCGTCGCCTGGCACCCAACGTGTGCATCGAGAGCTTCCTGGCCAAACGCCGGGAAACCACCAAGGAGCTGGCCGCCGGCCGCCTCGACTTTGCCGTCGACGCGCCGCTCAATACCGATCCTCAGGTTCGGCATGTCAAGCTGCTGGATGATCGTTACGTCTGCGCCATGCGCCAGGGCCACCCGATGGCCAAGGAAAAGATCAGCCTCGACGAATACCTGTCGCTGACCCATATCCACATCTCCAGCCGCCGCAGCGGCCTCGGCTACGTTGATCTGGCACTGGGCAAGATGGGTATCCAGCGCAAGATCGCCCTGCGCTCGCAACACTATCTGATGGCCAGCAGCGTGATGCAGCAGACCGACATGGTGATGACCGTGCCGGAGCGCTTCGCCCGTCGCCACAACATGCATCACGTGACGCTGCCGGTCGGTGACGTTCCGGCCCTGGAGACCCACCTGTACTGGCATGAAAGCACCGATCAGGACCCGGCCAACCGCTGGATGCGCGAACAGATGATCGAACTGGCACAGCAGGTCACCGCGCAGGAGAAGAAGGCCGAGCAAGCCGCGACAGCCTGA
- a CDS encoding DoxX family protein, translating to MNNLIKSITASQAGFGITILRIIAGITFAAHGAQKLFGWFGGYGLAGVAQWMESIGLAPGYLMALMAGSAEFFGGVALIIGLLVRPAAAVLAVTMLVAIFTVHLANGFFMSNNGYEFALALLAISVALVFEGAGKLSVDSKLAH from the coding sequence ATGAACAACCTGATCAAAAGCATCACCGCCAGCCAGGCCGGTTTCGGTATCACCATCCTGCGCATCATCGCCGGCATTACCTTCGCCGCTCACGGCGCGCAGAAGCTGTTCGGATGGTTTGGCGGTTACGGTCTGGCGGGCGTCGCCCAATGGATGGAAAGCATTGGCCTGGCTCCGGGCTACCTGATGGCGCTGATGGCGGGCAGCGCCGAGTTCTTCGGTGGCGTGGCACTGATCATCGGCCTGCTGGTGCGTCCGGCAGCTGCGGTGCTGGCGGTGACCATGCTGGTGGCGATCTTCACCGTGCATCTGGCCAACGGTTTCTTCATGAGCAACAACGGCTACGAGTTCGCTCTGGCGCTGCTGGCCATCAGCGTGGCGCTGGTGTTCGAAGGTGCCGGCAAGCTGTCGGTCGACAGCAAGCTCGCTCACTGA
- a CDS encoding transglycosylase SLT domain-containing protein, which translates to MSRLLLILCLLAMLPLPVSARLAGPSEVGSQTLGSRDLPAIRSSGELRVLVNQSRNSSGSVKGQSIGVEYHRLRAFEQYLNRNARDGRSLTLKIIPKAKDQLLGALQRGEGDLVAPGELLDVRTGHDVSASTAIRREVPLVLVSKQGNRHYSKLEQLAGRSLSLPAGSAVGEALHRINQLLAERKLPPIVVEWVDPSLAVEDVLEMVQAGIFERTAVELPIAERWAKVMPKLRVDRHLVLARDGDMKWFVRPDAPMLRASIDRFFSSYQAPADQDATFQRVYRRLYKVHSPLGRAERQRLEKVRPVLQQHAEQQGFDWLMLAALAFKESTLNPSARGASGATGLMQITPAAARSVGVSNIQNINGNVQASSKYLAMIRRNFFNSPQLNERERMAFVLAGYNLGPQRVQSLRAEARRRGLNPNQWFFQVERVAMEQMGMGVVSYVNAVNKYYLAYDRERYLLEPQGRRLTAN; encoded by the coding sequence ATGTCGCGATTGCTGCTGATTCTGTGCCTGTTGGCCATGCTGCCGCTGCCGGTCAGCGCGCGTCTGGCCGGCCCGTCCGAGGTCGGCAGCCAGACGCTCGGCAGTCGCGATCTGCCGGCGATCCGCAGCAGCGGCGAGTTGCGCGTACTGGTCAATCAGAGTCGCAACAGTTCAGGTTCGGTCAAGGGGCAGAGTATTGGCGTCGAATACCACCGCCTGCGCGCTTTCGAGCAATACCTCAACCGCAATGCCCGTGATGGCCGCAGCCTCACACTGAAGATCATTCCCAAGGCCAAGGATCAATTGCTTGGTGCATTGCAGCGTGGTGAGGGGGATCTGGTGGCGCCTGGCGAGTTGCTCGATGTGCGCACCGGGCATGATGTCAGTGCCAGTACGGCGATTCGTCGCGAAGTGCCGCTGGTGCTGGTTTCCAAGCAGGGCAACCGGCATTACAGCAAACTCGAGCAGTTGGCCGGCCGCAGCCTGTCGTTGCCGGCGGGCAGCGCCGTGGGCGAGGCATTGCACCGTATCAACCAGCTACTGGCCGAGCGCAAGCTGCCACCGATAGTGGTCGAGTGGGTCGATCCCTCTCTGGCGGTCGAAGACGTCTTGGAGATGGTCCAGGCCGGCATATTCGAGCGAACTGCGGTGGAACTGCCGATCGCCGAGCGCTGGGCCAAGGTGATGCCCAAGCTGCGCGTCGACCGGCATCTGGTGCTGGCGCGTGATGGCGACATGAAATGGTTCGTGCGCCCCGATGCGCCGATGCTGCGCGCCAGCATCGACCGTTTCTTCAGCAGCTATCAGGCTCCGGCTGACCAGGACGCTACATTCCAGCGGGTTTATCGCCGCCTGTACAAGGTGCATTCGCCACTGGGGCGTGCCGAAAGGCAGCGTCTGGAAAAGGTGCGCCCGGTGCTGCAACAGCATGCCGAACAGCAGGGGTTCGACTGGCTGATGCTGGCTGCTCTGGCGTTCAAGGAATCGACTCTGAATCCGTCGGCGCGCGGTGCGAGTGGTGCGACGGGGCTGATGCAGATCACGCCGGCGGCGGCGCGCAGCGTGGGGGTGAGCAATATCCAGAACATCAACGGCAACGTTCAGGCCAGCAGCAAGTACCTGGCGATGATCCGACGCAATTTCTTCAACAGTCCGCAGCTCAACGAGCGTGAGCGCATGGCCTTCGTACTGGCGGGCTACAACCTGGGCCCGCAACGGGTGCAGAGTCTGCGCGCCGAGGCACGCAGGCGGGGGCTCAATCCCAATCAATGGTTCTTCCAGGTCGAGCGTGTGGCCATGGAGCAGATGGGGATGGGTGTGGTGAGCTATGTGAATGCGGTTAACAAGTACTACCTTGCTTATGACCGTGAGCGCTATTTGCTCGAACCGCAGGGACGGCGTCTGACGGCCAATTAA
- a CDS encoding TatD family hydrolase, whose product MQLIDIAVNLTHPSLAVQAEALLERAYAAGVCQMVLTGTSLNESEASLALCRQLDASGERLFCTAGVHPHDASSWDSASSTALKSLLAQPQTRAVGECGLDFDRDFSPRPAQEKALEEQLALAVELQIPAFLHEREASQRMLEILRNYRDQLPAAVVHCFTGERRALYAYLDLDLHIGITGWVCDERRGTHLHPLLKDIPGERLMLETDAPFLLPRSLRPKPRSGRNEPAFLGEVLREVALHRGQSEQALATQTTACARAFFGMPAILERPAPEF is encoded by the coding sequence ATGCAGCTCATCGATATTGCCGTCAATCTCACCCACCCCAGCCTTGCCGTGCAGGCCGAAGCCCTGCTCGAGCGCGCTTACGCAGCCGGCGTGTGCCAGATGGTGCTGACCGGCACCAGTCTGAACGAAAGCGAGGCCAGCCTAGCACTTTGCCGACAGCTGGATGCCAGCGGCGAGCGTCTGTTCTGCACCGCCGGGGTTCATCCGCACGACGCCAGCTCGTGGGACAGTGCCAGCAGCACCGCGCTCAAGTCACTGTTGGCGCAGCCGCAAACGCGCGCCGTGGGTGAATGCGGGCTGGATTTCGACCGTGATTTTTCCCCGCGCCCAGCCCAGGAGAAAGCGCTGGAGGAACAGCTGGCCCTGGCTGTCGAGTTGCAGATACCGGCATTTCTCCACGAGCGTGAAGCCAGCCAGCGCATGCTGGAAATCCTGCGCAACTATCGCGATCAGTTGCCCGCCGCCGTGGTGCACTGCTTCACCGGCGAGCGCCGTGCACTCTATGCCTATCTCGATCTCGACCTGCACATCGGCATCACCGGCTGGGTCTGCGACGAGCGCCGTGGCACGCATCTGCACCCCTTGCTCAAGGACATTCCCGGCGAGCGTCTGATGCTGGAGACCGACGCGCCCTTCCTGTTACCCCGCAGTTTGCGCCCCAAACCAAGGAGCGGGCGCAACGAGCCGGCCTTTCTCGGCGAGGTACTGCGCGAGGTAGCCCTGCATCGCGGCCAGAGCGAACAGGCGCTGGCCACGCAAACCACGGCCTGCGCCCGGGCATTCTTCGGGATGCCCGCCATACTAGAGAGACCTGCACCGGAGTTTTGA
- a CDS encoding methyl-accepting chemotaxis protein, producing the protein MGAWISNLSLKYKFWAVNAVAFVISLMLVLFALHIEQQARSSDARLAAAEQARLLQQWPQQAPLPGTTNIQVLQGNSLPGAQGAADASGWQTIQHDAWFGDSPVIGAQRVTLSDGRNLAVTARAPSLLDLFAQHALTYALAVAVLMLLLLAASQLLIRFLLSHLNTLKDVMLQAERSGDLSLRVPLESRDEVGQMAAAFNAMQAGYQRVVGTVGQVANELNSGTRDMAERMDAVRQGMLSQQSETDQAATAINEMSATVQHIAEHAGTTRDQSLNADQLARAGQQVVERVEQSIAALSQGVQQSAGSIERLAEDSQHISRVVGVIHGIAEQTNLLALNAAIEAARAGEMGRGFAVVADEVRNLAKRVQESTDEITQMIGNLQDGTRDAVEFMRESSENANHCVQLAQEAGESLAAITAAVTLMRDSNTQIAVAATQQSQVAEEMSRSVVGIRDVTEQTVGQTLDSAAISQQLAQLAGELSKAISQLRL; encoded by the coding sequence ATGGGCGCCTGGATCAGCAATCTCTCTCTCAAGTACAAGTTCTGGGCGGTCAATGCCGTTGCCTTCGTTATCAGTCTGATGCTGGTGCTGTTCGCCCTGCATATCGAGCAGCAAGCCCGCAGCAGCGATGCCAGGCTGGCCGCCGCCGAGCAGGCGCGCCTGCTGCAACAGTGGCCACAGCAGGCGCCATTGCCCGGCACGACCAACATTCAGGTGCTGCAGGGCAACAGCCTGCCGGGCGCTCAGGGCGCAGCTGACGCCAGCGGTTGGCAGACAATCCAGCACGATGCCTGGTTTGGTGATTCGCCTGTGATCGGCGCGCAGCGGGTCACCCTCAGCGACGGACGCAACCTGGCGGTCACGGCCCGCGCACCCAGTCTGCTTGACCTGTTTGCCCAGCACGCCCTCACCTACGCCCTTGCGGTCGCAGTGCTGATGCTCCTGCTGCTGGCCGCTTCGCAGTTGCTGATCCGCTTCCTGCTCAGCCACCTCAACACCCTCAAGGACGTAATGCTGCAGGCCGAGCGCAGTGGCGACCTGTCGTTGCGCGTGCCACTGGAAAGCCGCGATGAGGTCGGCCAGATGGCTGCAGCATTCAATGCCATGCAGGCCGGTTACCAGCGCGTGGTCGGCACGGTCGGCCAGGTCGCCAACGAACTGAACAGTGGCACCCGTGACATGGCCGAGCGCATGGATGCAGTGCGCCAGGGCATGCTCAGCCAGCAGAGCGAAACCGATCAGGCTGCCACCGCGATCAACGAGATGTCGGCAACCGTGCAGCACATCGCCGAGCACGCCGGCACCACCCGCGATCAGTCGCTGAACGCCGATCAACTGGCCCGCGCCGGCCAGCAGGTGGTCGAACGCGTCGAGCAGTCCATCGCGGCGCTGTCTCAGGGTGTGCAGCAAAGTGCCGGCAGCATCGAGCGTCTGGCCGAAGACAGCCAGCACATCAGCCGCGTGGTCGGGGTGATCCATGGTATCGCCGAGCAGACCAACCTGCTGGCCCTCAACGCCGCCATCGAAGCTGCCCGCGCCGGTGAAATGGGCCGAGGCTTCGCCGTGGTCGCCGACGAGGTACGCAACCTCGCCAAACGCGTGCAGGAATCCACCGACGAGATCACCCAGATGATCGGTAATCTGCAGGACGGCACCCGTGACGCTGTGGAGTTCATGCGCGAAAGCTCGGAAAACGCCAACCACTGCGTACAGCTGGCGCAGGAGGCCGGCGAATCGCTGGCAGCGATCACCGCCGCCGTGACTCTGATGCGTGACAGCAATACGCAGATCGCCGTGGCCGCAACCCAGCAAAGCCAAGTTGCCGAGGAAATGAGCCGCTCGGTGGTCGGCATCCGCGACGTCACCGAGCAGACGGTCGGCCAGACCCTCGATTCGGCCGCAATCAGCCAGCAGCTCGCCCAGCTCGCAGGCGAGCTGAGCAAGGCCATCAGTCAACTGCGGCTGTAG
- a CDS encoding Mpo1-like protein, whose amino-acid sequence MSKRHTDLLSWQWRHYADQHRHPTNLLLHLIAVPLFLLSLILLAIGLWHMGFIPVVLGAIGLYAALALQAHGHRLEQNQPEPFTGKRDAFKRLLLEQCITFPRFVFTGGWWRAWRKRR is encoded by the coding sequence ATGAGCAAACGTCATACCGATCTGCTGTCCTGGCAATGGCGCCACTATGCCGACCAGCACAGGCACCCCACCAATCTGTTGCTGCACCTGATCGCCGTACCGCTGTTTCTGCTGTCACTGATACTGCTGGCGATCGGGCTCTGGCACATGGGCTTCATACCCGTGGTTCTTGGCGCCATCGGCCTCTATGCCGCCCTGGCCCTGCAGGCGCATGGTCATCGCCTGGAGCAGAATCAGCCGGAACCTTTCACTGGCAAGCGAGATGCATTCAAGCGCCTGTTGCTGGAACAGTGCATCACCTTTCCGCGCTTCGTGTTCACTGGCGGCTGGTGGCGCGCCTGGCGCAAACGCAGGTAG
- a CDS encoding acyl-CoA thioesterase has translation MVFSEMLDAVRRNPEAVMIPPEWGQGRASFGGLVAALAFEAMRAKVPEGRPVRSLAITFVGPAAPDVPVSFQAEVLREGKAVSQMLLRAVQDGQVVTVVQGSFGASRPSAISVQALAAPQMPPVEQCQELSYVRNVTPEFTRFLAMRWGVGGMPFSNNPSRQMGGWVRLREDGEPQALSEAHLLALVDAWPPALLSHLKSPAPGSSLTWTIEFVQPLQSLTSDDWCLYHADIEHARDGYGHVAAALWSSAGQLIALSRQTVTVFG, from the coding sequence ATGGTCTTTTCCGAGATGCTCGATGCGGTGCGTCGCAATCCCGAGGCGGTGATGATTCCACCCGAATGGGGTCAAGGGCGTGCGAGTTTCGGCGGGCTGGTTGCAGCGCTGGCTTTCGAGGCGATGCGCGCCAAGGTACCGGAGGGGCGACCTGTGCGCTCGCTGGCGATCACCTTCGTCGGCCCGGCGGCACCGGATGTGCCGGTCAGCTTCCAGGCCGAAGTGCTGCGTGAAGGCAAGGCCGTCAGCCAGATGCTTCTGCGCGCCGTTCAGGACGGTCAGGTGGTGACGGTGGTGCAGGGCAGTTTCGGCGCCTCCCGTCCGTCGGCAATCTCAGTGCAGGCGCTTGCCGCGCCGCAGATGCCGCCGGTAGAGCAGTGCCAGGAGCTGTCTTACGTGCGCAATGTCACACCGGAATTCACACGTTTTCTGGCCATGCGCTGGGGCGTCGGTGGCATGCCGTTCAGCAACAATCCGTCACGACAGATGGGTGGCTGGGTGCGCTTGCGCGAGGACGGCGAGCCGCAGGCGCTCAGCGAGGCTCACCTGCTGGCGCTGGTCGATGCCTGGCCGCCGGCGCTGCTGTCGCATCTGAAAAGCCCGGCCCCAGGCAGCTCGCTGACCTGGACCATCGAGTTCGTTCAGCCGTTGCAGAGTCTCACCAGTGACGACTGGTGCCTGTATCACGCGGACATCGAACATGCCCGCGATGGTTACGGTCATGTGGCTGCTGCGCTGTGGAGCTCGGCTGGTCAGTTGATCGCCCTTAGCCGGCAGACCGTCACGGTGTTTGGCTAA